The genomic DNA CGCGGGAAAGCTGTACCTGCTGCGGCATCCCGATCTCGCCGATTTCACTGCGGAGCGGCTTCGACGCGGCGCGATCGCGGATGTGGCGGCGATCATCCTGTTCTGCATCGCATTGCCGATCGCCGCGTGGGTGCACATCGTCGGCTACTACGCGCTGCTTCTTCTCGCGTTCTCGAGTCCCCTGGAGAAACTGCTCGAGCGACTGCGCAGGTAGGCTGGTCTCCGGCATCCACCCGTCTTTTCCTGAGGAGCACACGCATGGGCGCACACGACGCCGTCATCGAGATCCCGCGCGGCAGCCGCGTGAAGTACGAGGTCGACCACGAGACCGGGCGAGTGCACCTCGACCGCGTGCTCTACACGACCTTCGGCTACCCCGCCGACTACGGCTATTTCGACAACACCCTGGGCGAAGACGGCGATCCGCTGGACGTGCTCGTGCTGCTCGACCAGGCGCTGTTCCCCGGTGTCGTCGTCGAGGTCCGTCCCGTTGCAGTGCTGAAGATGAGCGATGAGGCCGGCGGAGACGACAAGCTCGTCGCCGTGCTGTCGAAGGACCCGCGCTGGGCGCACATCCAGGACATCGGCGACCTCGCCGAGTACACGAAGAAGGAGATCGAGCACTTCTTCGAGCACTACAAGGACCTCGAGCCCGACAAGTGGGTCAAGGTCGACGCCTGGGGAGACGCAGCCGAGGCGCAGCGCATCCTCGATGAGGCGATCGTTCGTGCCGGCGAAACCGCTCACTGAGCCGAGTCGACGTCAGAAGCCCTCGGCCGGCCTTCACGGCGGCCGAGGGCTTCTTCGTGCTCGACCTCAGACCGAAACGCCGCGTGCCGCCATGAAGTCGATGGGGTTGGTGTATCCGCCCCGGATGTAGACCTCGAAGTGCAGGTGGCAGCCGAAGGAGTTCCCGGTGTTGCCCGCATAGGCGATGACCTGACCGGACTCGACCCACTGACCGTTGCGCACCGCGAGCGAGTTGATGTGGGCATAGCCGGTGCCGACGCCGCCGCCGTGCTGGATACGCACGTAGTTGCCGTATCCGCCGTTCCAGCCGGCATAGTCGACGGTTCCGGCGTTGGCCGCGAAGATCGGCGCCCCGCAACCGTTGGCGAGGTCGACGCCGTAGTGGAATCCGCTGGAGCAGTAGCTGTTGCCGCACTGGACCAGGCGCGCG from Microbacterium profundi includes the following:
- a CDS encoding inorganic diphosphatase, whose amino-acid sequence is MGAHDAVIEIPRGSRVKYEVDHETGRVHLDRVLYTTFGYPADYGYFDNTLGEDGDPLDVLVLLDQALFPGVVVEVRPVAVLKMSDEAGGDDKLVAVLSKDPRWAHIQDIGDLAEYTKKEIEHFFEHYKDLEPDKWVKVDAWGDAAEAQRILDEAIVRAGETAH